The Halalkalibacter krulwichiae genome has a segment encoding these proteins:
- the sigI gene encoding RNA polymerase sigma-I factor yields the protein MKSDELQIILQQIRDGDELARERMIRHYKPYIINVAGKVSKKFVSWNDEESSIALLAFNKALDHFEEEAGRTFLNYVYLLIHRDLIDYYRKENKETHFSYQSTSEDEKSIDHESDLAIAQYEKEIQAHELIEEILELDLTLQQYKIAFEELEKHSPKHRDTREDLFDIAHTIAEDDECTDLLISKKKLPSSLIVKKYGWKKKTLERHRKYLITLIVIALNPQWEQLSQYVRKKGTE from the coding sequence ATGAAATCGGATGAATTACAAATTATTTTGCAGCAAATAAGAGACGGTGATGAATTAGCGCGTGAGCGAATGATTCGCCATTATAAACCATATATCATAAATGTCGCAGGGAAAGTTTCTAAAAAATTTGTCTCGTGGAATGACGAAGAATCAAGTATTGCACTATTGGCCTTTAATAAGGCCCTTGATCATTTTGAAGAAGAAGCGGGAAGAACTTTTTTAAACTATGTTTATCTGTTAATTCATCGTGATCTCATTGATTATTATCGTAAGGAGAATAAAGAAACCCATTTTTCTTATCAATCGACTTCTGAAGATGAAAAATCTATTGATCATGAGAGTGATCTTGCGATTGCACAATACGAAAAGGAAATTCAAGCACATGAACTTATTGAAGAAATATTAGAGCTTGATTTGACATTGCAACAATATAAAATTGCATTTGAAGAATTAGAAAAACATTCACCAAAACATCGGGATACAAGAGAAGACTTGTTTGACATTGCCCATACAATTGCAGAGGATGATGAATGTACAGATTTATTAATTAGTAAAAAGAAGTTACCAAGCTCATTAATCGTTAAAAAGTATGGTTGGAAGAAGAAGACATTAGAGAGGCATCGTAAATACTTAATTACACTAATTGTAATAGCGCTGAATCCACAATGGGAACAACTTTCACAGTACGTAAGAAAGAAGGGGACAGAATGA
- a CDS encoding anti-sigma-I factor RsgI family protein: protein MKRQSITGTVVKVTEQQIVLLTQVGTFQNVPLERVEEIPLIGQEYTYIEKKKNVQSFMKYGALAAVFVLFVFSSFLLPFNSQAEEAFIFTIDINPSIEIATDDEYQVIRTDGLNEEGKELLALIEREGPLVEVLEQIISETVTAGYIVMEEPIIATSVVALEENTESVIPELSEVIQDSLEDFQIDSEVIVTNDEVDLYEEAKQNNLSVNYLKEYKVLEASGIVKKKEDISGKSLAELKQMRNQARKEEKVESNKPKNMEKPVNERGQSEKKRQNEKGNREAAKENRENAKKQKKTQSDQANKGNQQQGKKENNHKGNEKKENRNQKRNQEQKGNQEQKGAPKQKEGPRNNNANNGNNHNKNKGPNHSNERGGRN, encoded by the coding sequence ATGAAGAGGCAAAGCATAACTGGTACCGTTGTTAAAGTAACGGAACAGCAAATTGTATTGCTTACACAAGTTGGGACTTTTCAAAACGTTCCTTTAGAAAGGGTAGAAGAAATACCTTTAATTGGACAGGAATATACGTATATTGAAAAGAAAAAGAATGTACAGTCGTTTATGAAATATGGAGCACTGGCTGCTGTTTTCGTATTATTCGTCTTCTCTTCTTTCTTGTTGCCATTTAATAGTCAGGCTGAAGAAGCTTTCATTTTCACCATTGATATTAATCCTAGTATTGAGATTGCAACAGATGACGAGTATCAGGTTATTCGAACAGATGGATTAAATGAGGAAGGGAAGGAACTATTGGCTTTAATTGAAAGAGAAGGCCCTCTCGTTGAAGTGTTAGAACAAATTATTAGCGAAACGGTGACAGCAGGATATATCGTAATGGAAGAACCTATCATTGCAACTTCAGTTGTTGCTCTTGAGGAAAATACAGAATCAGTCATTCCGGAATTATCAGAAGTTATTCAAGATTCCCTTGAAGATTTTCAAATAGATTCAGAAGTAATTGTAACAAATGATGAGGTTGATTTATATGAAGAAGCAAAGCAGAACAATCTCTCTGTTAATTACCTAAAAGAATATAAAGTACTTGAAGCAAGCGGAATAGTAAAGAAAAAAGAAGACATCAGTGGTAAGTCTCTTGCAGAATTGAAGCAAATGAGAAACCAAGCTCGTAAAGAAGAGAAAGTAGAATCAAATAAACCAAAGAATATGGAAAAGCCGGTAAATGAGCGTGGTCAGTCAGAAAAGAAACGTCAAAATGAAAAAGGAAACCGGGAAGCAGCAAAAGAAAATCGTGAAAACGCTAAGAAGCAAAAGAAAACCCAAAGTGATCAGGCTAATAAAGGAAATCAACAACAAGGAAAAAAAGAAAACAATCATAAAGGAAATGAAAAAAAGGAAAATCGTAATCAAAAAAGAAATCAAGAGCAAAAAGGGAATCAAGAGCAAAAAGGTGCTCCGAAACAAAAGGAAGGACCAAGAAATAACAATGCCAATAATGGGAACAACCATAACAAGAACAAAGGACCGAACCACTCAAATGAGCGTGGGGGTCGGAATTAA
- a CDS encoding methyl-accepting chemotaxis protein yields MFQKIQHKVMALIAIVLVTAITTVSSVTYFQTKDVIDQSTRIEANNAVNEITRYTNQYLSQIANQVNLYSTDARVIDYLNELHNEDSNLITQLEQSIATSFIDYTKLMGSVELIYIGSETKTMNVTPLIPLPEDFDPTGRPWYIEAQNNPGEVIWTDPYETEGEEGGFVVTAAKAVFEPRTDQLLGVVGIDLSLNDLATIIHQVQVNHDGYTSLFDASGTALVHPSRQGENLSEDKAIEMMLSQADGNIDDQIDGQQRLIYFSTVQETGWKVNAIYNYHDMLKELYDIRTKVIIISVVMLVLSLVIAYFVSRNITKPIKNLKEHVSQISQGDLTVKAVSSSKDEIGQLTMDFNEMVDQMKQLIESAQHSANEVNMSAESLSALSEESTASSEEVAAAVTEIANGASNQVEDVEDTKKRTFVLSGQIEKVATETHHMQKIAVSTKNISKDGTMKVDTLLIKTNEANEVFATVDRVIKDLSGKISEIDQVIDTINGISEQTNLLALNASIEAARAGEHGRGFSVVASEVRKLAEQSRKATEGVRKTINGIVSQSEKVLTELTTTKDIFQQQTEAVDETQSSFKQIVISVEEIVTSLALIRTEAEQMSDQKNLVVDSIQNIAAVAEQASASAQEVAAAGDQQIDALSQVAVSAEQLNHSSLQLLELIKKFKVK; encoded by the coding sequence ATGTTTCAAAAAATACAACATAAAGTGATGGCATTAATTGCAATTGTGTTAGTAACGGCAATTACAACAGTTTCATCCGTTACTTACTTTCAAACGAAAGATGTAATTGATCAAAGTACACGGATCGAAGCGAATAATGCTGTTAATGAGATTACAAGATATACGAATCAATATTTAAGTCAAATTGCTAATCAAGTAAATTTATATAGTACAGATGCTCGAGTTATCGATTACCTTAATGAATTACATAATGAAGATTCTAATCTTATTACTCAGCTTGAGCAATCAATTGCAACTAGTTTTATCGATTATACTAAGTTAATGGGTAGCGTTGAGCTTATTTATATCGGCAGTGAGACGAAAACCATGAATGTGACGCCTTTAATTCCTTTACCGGAAGATTTTGATCCAACCGGGAGACCTTGGTATATTGAAGCCCAAAATAATCCTGGTGAAGTCATTTGGACCGATCCATATGAAACAGAAGGAGAAGAGGGAGGTTTTGTTGTAACGGCAGCAAAGGCTGTTTTTGAGCCGCGGACAGACCAGCTTTTAGGTGTAGTAGGAATAGATCTTTCTTTAAATGATCTAGCAACAATTATTCATCAAGTTCAAGTGAATCATGATGGGTATACATCCCTATTCGACGCAAGTGGTACGGCATTAGTACATCCATCACGTCAAGGGGAGAATCTTTCAGAAGATAAAGCGATTGAAATGATGTTGAGTCAAGCTGATGGAAACATTGATGATCAAATTGATGGACAACAGCGTCTTATTTATTTTAGCACGGTTCAAGAAACAGGATGGAAAGTCAACGCTATTTATAATTATCATGATATGCTTAAAGAATTGTATGACATTAGAACAAAAGTCATTATTATATCGGTCGTAATGTTAGTGTTATCATTAGTGATCGCCTACTTTGTTTCTCGTAATATCACAAAGCCGATTAAAAATTTGAAAGAGCATGTAAGTCAAATCTCTCAAGGAGATTTGACGGTTAAAGCTGTTTCATCTTCAAAGGATGAAATCGGACAACTTACAATGGATTTTAATGAGATGGTTGACCAGATGAAACAGTTGATTGAATCTGCTCAACATTCAGCAAATGAAGTCAACATGTCTGCCGAAAGTTTAAGCGCACTGTCTGAAGAATCGACCGCCTCTAGTGAAGAGGTAGCTGCAGCAGTAACAGAAATCGCAAATGGAGCAAGCAATCAGGTTGAAGATGTTGAAGATACGAAGAAACGAACATTTGTGTTATCAGGGCAAATAGAAAAAGTGGCAACTGAAACACATCATATGCAAAAGATTGCTGTAAGTACAAAGAATATTAGCAAAGATGGTACGATGAAAGTTGATACTTTACTTATAAAAACAAATGAAGCGAATGAAGTCTTCGCTACCGTTGATCGTGTAATTAAAGATCTTTCTGGGAAAATTTCAGAAATTGACCAGGTGATTGATACCATAAATGGAATTTCGGAACAAACGAATTTATTGGCTTTAAATGCAAGTATAGAAGCTGCTAGAGCAGGGGAGCATGGAAGAGGTTTTTCTGTTGTTGCATCAGAAGTTCGGAAGTTAGCAGAACAATCCAGAAAAGCAACAGAAGGTGTACGTAAGACGATTAATGGTATTGTGTCACAGTCTGAGAAAGTTTTAACTGAACTTACTACAACGAAAGATATTTTTCAGCAACAGACAGAAGCTGTAGATGAGACTCAGTCATCTTTTAAGCAAATCGTCATTTCAGTTGAAGAGATTGTTACTTCATTAGCGCTAATACGTACAGAAGCTGAACAAATGTCAGACCAAAAGAACTTAGTTGTAGATAGTATTCAAAATATTGCTGCTGTAGCGGAACAAGCTTCGGCTTCAGCGCAAGAAGTAGCGGCAGCTGGGGATCAGCAAATTGATGCATTAAGCCAAGTGGCAGTATCAGCTGAGCAATTAAATCACTCTAGTTTACAATTATTAGAGTTAATTAAGAAGTTTAAAGTGAAGTAA
- a CDS encoding DUF2383 domain-containing protein: MNTKTIKELNQFLEGNFMAIHAYENYIEHIDNAMMKQTLQQLQQEHKQHAMLVAERIQNLGGVPVDDVGLRGNIAEIFIKLKGTTYDPIAIIKDAKVGEQRGIDKSKQILEGDLDKESLDLVQDILNKDTEHIERLDQLLH; the protein is encoded by the coding sequence ATGAATACGAAGACTATTAAAGAACTAAATCAATTTCTTGAAGGTAATTTCATGGCCATTCATGCCTATGAAAATTACATTGAACATATTGATAATGCGATGATGAAACAAACCCTCCAACAGCTTCAACAAGAACATAAACAACATGCTATGTTAGTTGCTGAGAGAATTCAAAACCTTGGTGGAGTTCCTGTAGACGATGTAGGCTTACGAGGTAACATTGCTGAAATCTTTATTAAACTAAAAGGGACAACCTATGATCCAATCGCTATTATAAAAGATGCCAAAGTCGGTGAACAACGTGGAATTGACAAATCTAAACAAATACTTGAAGGTGATTTAGATAAGGAGAGTTTAGATTTAGTTCAAGATATTTTAAACAAAGATACAGAACATATTGAACGACTTGATCAACTGCTTCACTAA
- a CDS encoding NAD-dependent epimerase/dehydratase family protein: MDKTALLIGATGLIGSHLLQILLAEPTYKKIIVFTRKSIQTTHPKLEEHVLDFDRLEDHFRTINIPIDDVFSCLGTTIKKARTKETMRKIDVDYPLKVAKWTKQLGANHFLLVSALNANAQSKIFYSKIKGELEEKVTRIGFQTVSIFRPSLLLGSRTEFRLGEKAGAMMYSLLPFLFIGSLKKYKAIAGETVALAMCKTANNPQKGIFVIPSHKIEERAKR; the protein is encoded by the coding sequence ATGGATAAAACAGCATTACTAATTGGTGCAACAGGTCTAATTGGAAGTCACTTGCTTCAAATTCTGCTTGCCGAACCTACCTATAAGAAGATCATTGTCTTTACCCGTAAATCTATACAGACAACTCACCCGAAACTAGAAGAACATGTTCTTGACTTTGATCGTTTAGAAGATCACTTCAGAACAATAAACATACCAATTGATGATGTGTTCAGTTGTTTAGGAACAACGATTAAAAAGGCGAGAACAAAGGAAACCATGCGAAAAATTGATGTCGATTATCCTTTAAAAGTAGCAAAATGGACAAAGCAATTAGGTGCCAACCATTTTTTATTAGTCAGCGCTTTAAACGCAAACGCTCAATCGAAGATCTTCTACTCTAAAATAAAAGGTGAATTAGAAGAAAAAGTGACTAGAATTGGGTTTCAAACCGTTTCTATTTTCCGCCCTTCTCTTCTTCTTGGTTCTAGAACTGAATTTCGACTAGGGGAAAAGGCAGGTGCAATGATGTATTCCCTTCTCCCCTTTCTCTTTATCGGATCACTCAAAAAATACAAAGCCATTGCAGGAGAGACCGTTGCTTTAGCCATGTGTAAAACCGCAAATAACCCTCAAAAAGGGATATTTGTCATCCCTTCTCACAAAATCGAGGAGCGGGCTAAACGTTGA
- a CDS encoding TIM barrel protein: MFIGSHVSIRDGYLHAAKTAHQLGATAFQFFPKNPRSINVKDFDYTDARECSNFCLKHNIVSIAHAPYPTKLISDNEVSKEKMIKSIINDLEIVEACGSIGVVVHFGATSQLEPLEGYRKMIDLLNDVLSIWDGDAKILIENNAGTQNDMGITSELLLMKEWVND, from the coding sequence ATGTTTATTGGGAGTCATGTTAGTATTCGCGATGGTTATTTACATGCAGCCAAAACCGCTCATCAACTAGGTGCAACTGCCTTTCAATTTTTCCCTAAAAATCCAAGGAGCATAAATGTGAAAGATTTTGATTATACAGATGCACGGGAATGTTCAAATTTTTGTCTCAAACATAACATCGTTTCTATTGCTCACGCCCCTTATCCTACTAAGCTCATTTCGGACAACGAAGTCTCCAAAGAAAAAATGATTAAATCTATCATAAACGATTTAGAAATCGTTGAAGCATGTGGTTCTATCGGTGTTGTTGTCCATTTCGGTGCAACATCACAACTGGAACCTCTTGAAGGATATCGGAAGATGATTGATTTACTAAATGATGTTTTATCTATTTGGGATGGTGATGCAAAAATTTTAATCGAAAATAATGCTGGTACCCAAAATGATATGGGAATTACATCTGAACTATTACTAATGAAGGAATGGGTAAATGATTAA
- a CDS encoding DsbA family oxidoreductase has product MKIEVWSDYVCPFCYIGKRRLEQALESLPERKNIDVIYKSFELDPNAKRETTLTIHEALAKKYGTSLEEAKRMNNSIGQQAAEEGLQFNFDNMKFTNTFDAHRLAKFAATKGKAHEMTERLLLAYFTENKQLSNHNDLITLADELNLDRDEVKTMLEGSHFEEDVRFDEMEARKIGVQGVPFFVFNRKYAISGAQPITVFQETIKKVLKEESEVTFQPIDGTNTCTDEGCDIPKSE; this is encoded by the coding sequence GCGCAGGTTAGAGCAGGCATTGGAATCTCTACCTGAAAGAAAAAACATTGACGTAATATATAAAAGTTTTGAACTTGACCCTAATGCTAAACGGGAGACGACTTTAACGATTCACGAAGCATTAGCTAAAAAGTATGGAACATCACTAGAAGAAGCAAAACGGATGAACAATAGTATAGGACAACAAGCTGCTGAGGAAGGCTTGCAATTTAATTTTGATAATATGAAATTTACTAATACTTTCGATGCCCACCGTTTAGCAAAGTTTGCTGCAACAAAAGGCAAAGCCCATGAAATGACAGAGCGTCTATTACTTGCCTATTTTACTGAAAACAAACAACTAAGTAATCACAATGACTTAATTACCCTTGCAGATGAATTAAACCTGGATCGCGACGAAGTCAAAACGATGTTAGAAGGTTCTCATTTTGAAGAAGATGTTCGATTTGATGAAATGGAAGCCCGGAAGATTGGTGTTCAAGGTGTCCCATTTTTCGTATTTAATCGGAAATATGCCATTTCTGGTGCCCAACCAATCACTGTTTTCCAGGAAACCATAAAAAAAGTTTTAAAAGAAGAATCTGAAGTAACTTTCCAACCAATTGACGGTACAAATACTTGTACTGACGAAGGTTGTGACATACCTAAATCTGAATAA